The following nucleotide sequence is from Nitratidesulfovibrio termitidis HI1.
TCCTCTTCGCGCGACGAGGACGGACGGCGCAGCCCCAGAAAGGGCGCGATGCACATCAGCGTGCCGCCAATCCACACCCAGTTCACCAGCGGGTTGACGCTGACCTTCAGGGTGGCCGCGCCGGAGGAATCGACCCCCAGCAGGGTGGCGTACAGTTCGTCGCCAAGGCCGAAGATGGTGGCCGCCTCGGCATAGGCCTGACGGTCGAACTTGGCGTACAGGCGGCGCTGGGGCGACAGCACGCCCACGGGCGCGCCCTCGCGGGTGACGTTCAGTTCGGCCTCGATGAAGATGAAGCCCGCGCCTTCGCCCTCGTACAGGTTCACGTAGCGCAGGTCGTACTTGCCCAGCTTTACCGTGGCGTCGCGGGGAATCTCCACTTCCTGCTCCAGCTTGTACGGGCCGGAAAAGGCCACGCCCAGCACCATCAGGGCCAGGCCCAGATGCACGCCGTGGGCGGCCAGCGAAGCGTTGTTGCGCCGCACGTGGCTTTCCGTGGTCAGCAGGATGATGATGCCCGCCACGCAGGCCGCGCCAGCGCCCGCGCCAAGGGCGGCCATGGGCATGCGGTAGGTGTACCAGGTCATGGCGGTGACGGCGGCCATCACCCCCAGCACGGCCAGCAGCTTCGGCATGCTGCGCACGCCGCCCTTCCAGCCCAGCCAGGGGCATATGGACAGCAGCACGGCAATGCCCGCGAACAGCGGCAGGCACACCCGGTTGTAGAAGGCGGGCTCCAGCCCCATGGGCTTTTCGACCCAGAACTTGCTGAACACAGGCCACATGGTGGCAACGAGAATGATGGCGGAAAGGGCCAGCAGCACCCAGGCCACCAGCACCAGGAATCCTTCGCGGCTGTCGATGCCGGAAAGGGGCTTGGCGTCGTCCTTGCGCCAGATCAGCGTCACCGCCACGGTAAGTGCGATGGAGGCCAGGATGAAGATCAGCAGCGGGCGGCCCACGCCGCCGTCGCCGAAGGCGTGCAGCGAATCAACAACCCCGCTGCGCACCAGATAGGTGGCGAAGAAGGCGGAGATGGTGGTCAGCGCCATGAGCAGGATGTTCACGCGGTGCAGCTTGCCGCGCCGCGACTCGATGACCGAGGTGTGCAGGAACGCGGTGGAGACCAGCCACGGGATGAGCGAGGCGTTTTCCACCGGGTCCCATGCCCAGTAGCCGCCCCAGCCCAGTTCCATGTACGACCACCAGCCGCCCAGCACGATGCCTGCGGTCAGGAACAGCCACGCCGTCAGGGTGAAGGGCCGGGAAATGCCCGCCCACGCGCCCTCGCGGCCATAGCCGTTGCTCATGGCCTGGGCCAGGGCGAGACAGCCGGGGATGGCGAAGCCGCCGTAGCCCAGGAAGAGCAACGGCGGATGGAAGATCATGCCGGGGTTCTGGAGCAGCGGGTTCAGACCGTTGCCGTCGGCAGGGGCCGGGGCGGCGGTGATGAACGGATTGCTCCACGCGGTGAGGATGAGCAGGAAGAAGGCCATGACGGCCAGAAAGAACAGCCAGTACCACAGCTTGGTCTGGGGGCTGAGGTCGCGGTAGCCGCGGGTAAGGGCAAAGATGACCCCGAACAGGGCCACGGACCAGCCCCAGAACAGCATGGACCCGGCCTGTCCGGCCCAGAAGGCCGTCAGGCGGTAGAACAGCGGCAGAGCGCGGTCGGTGTAGCTGGCGACGTAGATGAGCGAGAAGTCGAAGTTGACAAGGGCGTGCAGCAGCACCACGGATGACAGGGTCATGAACCCGGTCAGCATCAGGTGCGCCTTTTCGATCCACGGCAGTGCCGTGGAGCGCCCCTGCCACAGTTGCGCGGCTGCCGCCCCGGCAAAGAAGAGGGCGAATAGCAGCGACGCGACAAGCAGCAAGTAGGCGGAAAGGTGCATGAAGTCTCCTGCCGATATGTGAGGGATGCGTAGACGCGGTGAGCCTGCCGCCGGACCGGAGTGCCGGAGGGCGTGGAGCGAGGCGGAATCCGCCGCGCGGTGTGCCTCTGGCGCATGATCCGGATGGAGGCGCGGACATGGATGTGCGGCGCGTGCCGACACGGCCACCCGTCAGCCGCGGGGCCGGAACGGAGGGCGGGCCAGTCCGCGCTGCGTCAACCGCCGGACGTCATCCCTTACGGTTTTCTTTTTCGTATTTCGAGGGACACTTGGTCATCAGCGTCTTGGCGCGGAATTCACCGGCGGTTCCGCCCTGGGGCATGCCGCCTTCCACGATGACCTCGACGCCTTCCTTGAAGGTGTCGGGCACGGCCCCGCGGTACATCACCCGCACGGTCTGCCCGGGATTGTCCTTGTCTTCGAGCAGAAAGCGCACCCCCGGACCGTCGTCCAGCCTGGCGATGCCCTGGGTGGCCACCGTGCCGAACATGCGGATGGACTGCAATTTCTCCGAGGGCATGGCGAGGGCTTCCGAAACGTTCAGGAAGTACACGCTGTTCTGGGAAAAGCCCGAAAACACCAGATAGCCCACCCCGCCCAGAAACAGGGCGAGGGCCACGAGGTACAGGCTTTTGCCGTTCTTCTTCGACATGTGTGGTCCTTATGGCTTCCCTTCTCGCTCCGGTGGTGTCGAGCCTGTGGCCGACCATTCCCGGAAAGGAGGGAAGTGCGCCGCCGCATCACGCGAAGGCCGGGGGATTGCGTCCCTCCATGCCGTTGCCGGAAGGGTTCCTTTGGCTGCGCGGGCGCGTTCGTGGTGCAGGCGCCGATGGCGCCGTGCGGGCGGCTGGCGTGGCCGTCCGCATGATCCGCCGGTCGTTTACCGGCCGCGAACTGTGTATCGACTCGCGGCACCGTGTGGCGGCACCGGATTGCATCGGGGCGTAGCCGTGTGACCATCCGGAGAAGAGGTGCCCGAAATGGCCCCGGTCCCTACGGAAATGTCGCATGCGGCTGCATCTGGCATACGGCGTTTCCGCCGCCGTGGCAAGGGGGTAGCCTGCGTGCAAAGGCTTTCACAACATGCGTTCTCGCAGGGTAACATGCCGGAATCAGCGTGGATATGCTTACAGTTTTGATTGCTAACAGTAATTATTACTTGTCACGTGCCAGTTCCGCACGGCGGCGTCGGGCCAGTTCCTGCAAATCGTCCACCCGGTCCGTTTCGTCCACGATTTCGCGGCCCAGTATCTCTTCCAGCACGTCTTCCAGCGAAATGACCCCCGCAAGGCCGCCGTACTCGTCCAGCACCACGAACAGGTGGGTGCGCGCATCCAGGAATTGCAACAGGGTGCGGTCCAGGGTCTGGGTGTCCGGCACGAAGTGCACGGGCTGCATCACTTCGGAAAGGCGCAGGGCGTCGTTGTCATCGGCCACTTCCTTGAGCACGCGGCGGCGGGTGACTATGCCCACCACGTCTTCGTTGTGCTCTCCCCACACCGGCACGCGGCTGTAATGCCAGAAGTCCGGCTGCTCATGGGCGTCGGCCACGGTCATGGCGGCAGGCAGCGAAAAGACCACCGTGCGCGGGGTCATGATTTCGTGCACCCGCTTCTGGTCCAGGGACAGGATGTTGCGGATGGACAGTTCTTCATACGGCTGGATGCGACCGGCCCGGCGCGACAGGCTGACGATGGCCCGGATGTCGTCTTCCGTGGCATGTGGCGCGCCGCCGCCGGGCGGGGTGAACAGCCGGGTGATACGTCCCCCCAGCCAGATGACCGGCATCAGCACCACCACCAGCACGCGTATCGGGCGGGCCACGTATTCCGACAGCGTGCGCGCATGGGCAACCCCGATGGTCTTGGGGATGATTTCGCCCAGAATCAGCACCAGCACGGTGAACCCGGCGGCAAAGGCGGCCATGTTCGCGTCGCCCAGCACTTCCGCCGCATAGGCCCCGGCAATGGCTGCCCCTGCCGTGTTGGCCACGGTGTTCAGGGTGAGTACGGCGGTGATGGGTTGTTCGATGCGCGAGCGCAGTTCGAACAACACCTGCCCCGCCTTGCGTCCCGATTTGCGCAACTGCTCCACGTGGCTCCACGGCACGGAATACAGGATGGCCTCAGTGACGGAACAGCAGGCCGAGATGATGAGCGAAAGCCCAACGGCCACGGTGAGCGCAAGCATGCAATGTCCTGTGCGCCGATACGCGGCGTACGTGTTGGAAGTGTGCCGTCCGGTGCGGATGTTCCGACGGCGGAATCGGCAGGTGGTGCGGCGGGTGGCGGACACATCATGCCGCCGGGCCACCGCATCGCTACAACCTAAGCGGCCCGGAGGCGAATGGCAACGCATGACCGGGGCGCGGGCAGCAATGCGGGGTATGCCGGGTTGCATCAGGGCGGCAAACGCACAATGCGGGTGCCGCGCCGCCGCCTTGAAAAAAGCGGCCCGCCGTGCCACAAGTTGCCCCACCATGAACCGGGCATCAACCACCAGTACATTTCCCGGCGCCGTGCTGCTCGACCGCGACGGCACCGTCATCGAGGACCGGCACTACCTGTCCGACCCTTCCGGCGTCGCGCTGCTGCCGGGCGCGGCCCGGGGCCTTGCCGCCCTGGCCGTCGCCGGGGCGCGGCTGTTTCTGGTTACCAACCAGTCGGGCATCGGCAGGGGCTACTTTACCGAAGCGGACCTGCACGCCTGCAACGACCGTCTGGGTGAATTGCTGGGCGAGCACGGCGTGGCGCTGGCCGACACGGCCTTCTGCCCGCACGGCCCGGACGACGGCTGCGCCTGCCGCAAGCCCGCGCCGGGCATGTGGCTGACCCTGCGCGACCGGCACGGCCTGTGCGCCGCCACCACCGCCATGGTGGGAGACAAGCCCGAGGATGTGGCTTTTGGCCGCGATGCGGGGCTGGGCCGCGTGGTGCTGGTGCTGACCGGCAAGGGGCAGGCCGCCGCGCGCACCCTGGGCGTGCCCGTGCCCGAAGGCGATGCCGCCGTGCGCGAACCCGACCCCGCCGATCTTGCCGCGCGTCCGGACTGGCCGCACGCCGTGGCGCGCGACCTTGCTGCCGCCGCCGCGTGGCTACTGGGCGCGGCAGCGGCGGGGCAGGGGGGCGACGACGTTGCCGCTCCGGACGCAACGGGCGCATCTCCTTCCGATTCTTCTTCCCCGGATAGTACGCGGAGCGAACCGTCATGAGCCGTATCGGTGTCTGGAATACCGCCTTTCTGGGCGACGCGGTGCTGACCCTGCCACTGTTGCGCACCTTGCGCGCCAACTACCCCGATGCCGAACTGCACTTCTGGGTGCGGCGCGGCGTGGGCAGCCTGTTCGCCGCCCAGCCGGAGCTTTCCGGCGTGCACGAATTCGACAAGCGCGGCGGCGAAAGCGGCCTCATGGCCGCTGCCCGCGTGGGGCGGCAACTGGCGCGCGAGCATCATTCGCTGTGGCTTTCCGCCCACACCAGCCTGCGCAGCGCCTGCATCGCCCGCTGGACCAGCGCCAAGGTGCGCATCGGCTACGACGCGCCGTGGTTCAATTCGTGGTTCTACACCCACACCGTGCCGCGCCGCTTTGATGAACTGGACGAGATCGAACGGCTGCTGCAACTGGTGCGGCCCCTGAACCTTCCCCAGGTTCTGGACTGGCCGGAACTGGTGCTGCCCGAACCCGCCCGTGAACAGGCCGCCGCCTTCCGCGCCGCGCATGCCGCCCCCGGCGTGCCCCTGCTGGGTGTCCACCCCGGCTCCGTGTGGGCCACCAAGCGCTGGCCCGCCGAGTACTTTGCCGAGGTGGTCCGCCGCGCCGCCGCCGCAGGCGCGCGCGTCGTGCTGTTTGCCGGTCCCGGCGAAGAAGCCGTGGCCCGCGAGGTGGCCGAGCGTTCCGGCACCCTCGGCACGCCCGCGCTCATCGACCTGTCCGGCGCGCTCAGTCTCGTGGACCTTGCCGCGCACCTCGCCATCCTCGACTGTTATCTGTCCAACGACTCCGGCCCCATGCACATCGCCTGGGCCCAGCGTACCC
It contains:
- a CDS encoding heme lyase CcmF/NrfE family subunit; this encodes MHLSAYLLLVASLLFALFFAGAAAAQLWQGRSTALPWIEKAHLMLTGFMTLSSVVLLHALVNFDFSLIYVASYTDRALPLFYRLTAFWAGQAGSMLFWGWSVALFGVIFALTRGYRDLSPQTKLWYWLFFLAVMAFFLLILTAWSNPFITAAPAPADGNGLNPLLQNPGMIFHPPLLFLGYGGFAIPGCLALAQAMSNGYGREGAWAGISRPFTLTAWLFLTAGIVLGGWWSYMELGWGGYWAWDPVENASLIPWLVSTAFLHTSVIESRRGKLHRVNILLMALTTISAFFATYLVRSGVVDSLHAFGDGGVGRPLLIFILASIALTVAVTLIWRKDDAKPLSGIDSREGFLVLVAWVLLALSAIILVATMWPVFSKFWVEKPMGLEPAFYNRVCLPLFAGIAVLLSICPWLGWKGGVRSMPKLLAVLGVMAAVTAMTWYTYRMPMAALGAGAGAACVAGIIILLTTESHVRRNNASLAAHGVHLGLALMVLGVAFSGPYKLEQEVEIPRDATVKLGKYDLRYVNLYEGEGAGFIFIEAELNVTREGAPVGVLSPQRRLYAKFDRQAYAEAATIFGLGDELYATLLGVDSSGAATLKVSVNPLVNWVWIGGTLMCIAPFLGLRRPSSSREEDDDTGDGQEA
- the waaF gene encoding lipopolysaccharide heptosyltransferase II; translation: MSRIGVWNTAFLGDAVLTLPLLRTLRANYPDAELHFWVRRGVGSLFAAQPELSGVHEFDKRGGESGLMAAARVGRQLAREHHSLWLSAHTSLRSACIARWTSAKVRIGYDAPWFNSWFYTHTVPRRFDELDEIERLLQLVRPLNLPQVLDWPELVLPEPAREQAAAFRAAHAAPGVPLLGVHPGSVWATKRWPAEYFAEVVRRAAAAGARVVLFAGPGEEAVAREVAERSGTLGTPALIDLSGALSLVDLAAHLAILDCYLSNDSGPMHIAWAQRTPVTAIFGPTVRRHGFYPRGPKATVLETSLDCRPCGLHGPQQCPLGHHRCMRDITPDTVWQDVSAKLFG
- a CDS encoding D-glycero-alpha-D-manno-heptose-1,7-bisphosphate 7-phosphatase; translated protein: MNRASTTSTFPGAVLLDRDGTVIEDRHYLSDPSGVALLPGAARGLAALAVAGARLFLVTNQSGIGRGYFTEADLHACNDRLGELLGEHGVALADTAFCPHGPDDGCACRKPAPGMWLTLRDRHGLCAATTAMVGDKPEDVAFGRDAGLGRVVLVLTGKGQAAARTLGVPVPEGDAAVREPDPADLAARPDWPHAVARDLAAAAAWLLGAAAAGQGGDDVAAPDATGASPSDSSSPDSTRSEPS
- a CDS encoding hemolysin family protein, with the translated sequence MLALTVAVGLSLIISACCSVTEAILYSVPWSHVEQLRKSGRKAGQVLFELRSRIEQPITAVLTLNTVANTAGAAIAGAYAAEVLGDANMAAFAAGFTVLVLILGEIIPKTIGVAHARTLSEYVARPIRVLVVVLMPVIWLGGRITRLFTPPGGGAPHATEDDIRAIVSLSRRAGRIQPYEELSIRNILSLDQKRVHEIMTPRTVVFSLPAAMTVADAHEQPDFWHYSRVPVWGEHNEDVVGIVTRRRVLKEVADDNDALRLSEVMQPVHFVPDTQTLDRTLLQFLDARTHLFVVLDEYGGLAGVISLEDVLEEILGREIVDETDRVDDLQELARRRRAELARDK
- a CDS encoding cytochrome c maturation protein CcmE, encoding MSKKNGKSLYLVALALFLGGVGYLVFSGFSQNSVYFLNVSEALAMPSEKLQSIRMFGTVATQGIARLDDGPGVRFLLEDKDNPGQTVRVMYRGAVPDTFKEGVEVIVEGGMPQGGTAGEFRAKTLMTKCPSKYEKENRKG